The nucleotide sequence GCGGTTCAGGGCGTGTATGCGTGTATTACGCGCGTCAGGTTCGACGACGACGCGTTGGGCGCCGAGGTGCTCGAACAGGAACGCCATGAGCGTTTCGAACACGTGCCGCGTATAGCCGGATCTGCGCATGGCAGCGGGCCCGACGAACAGGTGCATGCCGAGGTCGCCCGCGCGCACGTCGTAATGCTCGCCGATCTCTTCGTGAGCCGGGTCGTAACTTTCGAACAGGAAGGCGGGTACGCCGTCCTGCAACCCGAGCCAGGCGCGAGCGTGCCCCGAGTCCTCGATAGCCTGATAAAACGCGGCCACGTCCGCCACGCTCTTGTCGCGCATGTTCCAGAATGCCGCGCGTTCCTCGATGAACCAGCGGTGAAGCGTGGGTGCGTCGCGTTGCGCATCGAGCGCCCGGATATGAAAGGGCTTGGGCCTGGCGATACCTCCAGCCGGGACATGACGTAGCGCGATTTCGTCGGCAGCGATTTCAGTTCGCACGTGCGGTGACTCCTGATTCGGCAATCGGATTGGAAAGGGCGGCAACTTGGGCGCGTGGCCCGGCGAGCAGCCAGACGCTCGCGAGCGCCGTGAAAACGAGGCCTGCGGAGGCCACGAAGAACGGCCCGCGCAAACCGGCTTCGTCGACAATGGCGCCGGCCGCGAACGAAGCGAGCAGCACGCCGAGGTTCTGGAAGAAGTTGATGACGCTGTAATCGGCGGCATAGGAGGCGGGTGTGCTCAGTGCGAACATCGTCACGTCCAGTTTCACGACGATCTGGAACAGCGCCCACCCGAACATCACGCGGCCCATGACGATCCACAGCGGCGCCTCCACGCCTTGCAGCAGCATGCCGGCCGTGCACAGCAGCAGGTTTGCGAGCATATGGTCGGGCACTCGCTTGCCCTGCGCAGTGAGGCGCTGGTTGAGGCGCAGCGCGACCAGCGCGACCATGCCGGGAATGGCGAACACGAGCCCCGGAACCAGCTCGCCGGGCGCGTGGGTGACCGCTTGCCAGTACGACGCCATGAACGGCCGGATGAGATAGACGCAGAAGTCGAAGGCGAGCATGAGCAGGGCGAGGCGCAGGATCGGCAAGCGCGCACGCAGACCCGGCGTGGCCCGTGCTTCTTTGGCGCCGTCAGCAAACCGGCAGCGTCGCGCAATGCCATGCG is from Paraburkholderia flagellata and encodes:
- a CDS encoding GNAT family N-acetyltransferase, translating into MRTEIAADEIALRHVPAGGIARPKPFHIRALDAQRDAPTLHRWFIEERAAFWNMRDKSVADVAAFYQAIEDSGHARAWLGLQDGVPAFLFESYDPAHEEIGEHYDVRAGDLGMHLFVGPAAMRRSGYTRHVFETLMAFLFEHLGAQRVVVEPDARNTRIHALNRAMGFVYTKDVAFREKTASLAFCTRADFYAAITQDH
- a CDS encoding MFS transporter; this translates as MKLRSTIILMTTFAVVSDAILIPFYPQFFAARYGVTSPVHAGAYVAFISIVVMLTLPLWARIAKRLDAMHLLIYTQCAAGVLAVASYFAQTVALFWVLSLVMFMCKSSYLLMYPYMMRLEAKESHVHAIGVLSVVVHFGAIAGAVAGGFVMQVWDAHHCIFAMAAGDFVQMAICLSLIRTHGIARRCRFADGAKEARATPGLRARLPILRLALLMLAFDFCVYLIRPFMASYWQAVTHAPGELVPGLVFAIPGMVALVALRLNQRLTAQGKRVPDHMLANLLLCTAGMLLQGVEAPLWIVMGRVMFGWALFQIVVKLDVTMFALSTPASYAADYSVINFFQNLGVLLASFAAGAIVDEAGLRGPFFVASAGLVFTALASVWLLAGPRAQVAALSNPIAESGVTARAN